A single region of the Candidatus Methylomirabilota bacterium genome encodes:
- a CDS encoding dipeptide ABC transporter ATP-binding protein — protein MTGDVLLEVRNLVKHFTVGAGLFGRTRGVVRAVDGVSFVIRRGETLGLVGESGCGKTTTGRCILQLERPTSGEVVFEGRDLTTLDEAELRPFRRKIQVIFQDPYSSLNPRMTVGQIIAEPLAVHGIVPNADRRRERVHELLVRVGLLPQHADRYPHQMSGGQRQRVGIARALAMEPALIICDEPVSALDVSIQAQIINLLEDLQAELGLTYLFIAHDLSVVRHISDRVAVMYLGKIAEITDRKSLYDDAQHPYTKALLAAVPIPDPELEARRERVVLAGEVPSPLNPPAGCVFHPRCPIAIARCRAEVPSLREVKPGHWAACILA, from the coding sequence GTGACCGGCGACGTCCTGCTGGAGGTCCGCAACCTGGTCAAGCACTTCACCGTCGGGGCCGGGCTGTTCGGGAGGACGCGTGGCGTGGTGCGGGCGGTGGACGGCGTGAGCTTCGTGATCCGGCGCGGCGAGACGCTGGGTCTGGTCGGCGAGTCGGGGTGCGGCAAGACGACGACGGGGCGGTGTATCCTCCAGCTGGAGCGGCCGACCAGCGGCGAGGTCGTCTTCGAGGGGCGCGATCTGACCACGCTCGACGAGGCTGAGCTGCGCCCCTTCCGGCGCAAGATCCAGGTGATCTTCCAGGACCCCTACAGCTCGCTCAATCCGCGCATGACGGTCGGGCAGATCATCGCCGAGCCCCTGGCGGTGCACGGGATCGTCCCCAACGCCGACCGCCGCCGAGAGCGGGTCCACGAGCTCCTGGTGCGGGTGGGGCTCCTGCCCCAGCACGCCGACCGCTACCCGCACCAGATGTCGGGCGGCCAGCGCCAGCGCGTGGGCATCGCGCGGGCCCTGGCCATGGAACCCGCGCTCATCATCTGCGACGAGCCGGTGTCGGCGCTGGACGTCTCGATCCAGGCGCAAATCATCAACCTGCTCGAGGATCTGCAGGCGGAGCTGGGGCTCACCTATCTCTTCATCGCCCACGACCTCAGCGTGGTCCGGCACATCTCCGATCGGGTGGCCGTCATGTATCTCGGCAAGATCGCGGAGATCACCGACCGCAAGTCCCTCTACGACGACGCCCAGCATCCGTACACCAAGGCGCTCCTGGCCGCCGTGCCGATCCCCGATCCCGAGCTGGAGGCGCGGCGGGAGCGTGTGGTGCTGGCGGGCGAGGTCCCGAGCCCCCTCAACCCTCCCGCGGGATGCGTCTTCCACCCTCGCTGCCCCATCGCCATCGCCCGCTGCCGCGCGGAGGTGCCCTCGCTCCGGGAGGTCAAGCCCGGGCACTGGGCGGCTTGCATCCTCGCTTGA